From the Paenibacillus sp. FSL H8-0548 genome, one window contains:
- a CDS encoding cupin domain-containing protein, with the protein MTSYTDYTSPGTQFTYDLSNNTFFKKDPYNYINLLSVKQLNTLPNLSLLDIYLTKGNVIEPHYHQNATELIYCIAGSAEIALLNPFLNKYLNFYIEPGQVVNVPHGWWHYEIALTDDTHLLAIFDAPTPDVIFGSDILRLTPANVLAYTYCLDEAQLKTALAPLTNTVILGPPANCSYNPIHGQMAANQKPNQALMQQATVNQAQPYGGQHYPMYGHHHRQQY; encoded by the coding sequence ATGACTTCCTACACAGACTACACGTCTCCAGGGACGCAATTTACTTATGATTTGAGCAACAATACTTTTTTCAAAAAAGATCCTTACAATTACATCAATTTATTATCTGTAAAGCAATTAAACACGCTCCCTAATTTGTCTTTGCTTGATATCTATCTGACCAAAGGAAATGTGATTGAACCCCATTATCATCAAAATGCCACCGAGCTCATTTATTGTATCGCTGGTTCAGCAGAAATCGCCCTACTCAATCCGTTTCTTAATAAGTATCTGAATTTCTATATCGAACCCGGACAGGTCGTGAATGTGCCTCACGGCTGGTGGCACTATGAGATTGCTCTAACTGACGATACTCACCTCCTTGCGATCTTCGATGCTCCTACACCTGATGTCATCTTCGGCTCAGATATTTTGCGATTAACCCCTGCTAATGTGTTAGCTTATACGTACTGCCTGGATGAAGCACAATTAAAAACCGCACTGGCTCCGTTAACGAATACGGTAATTTTGGGCCCGCCAGCCAATTGCAGTTACAATCCTATTCATGGTCAAATGGCCGCTAATCAAAAACCTAATCAAGCTCTTATGCAGCAGGCGACGGTTAATCAGGCACAGCCATACGGAGGACAGCATTACCCTATGTACGGACATCATCACCGCCAGCAGTATTAA
- a CDS encoding AraC family transcriptional regulator → MSVLFSGKGQPVEGHFIGPAVHDYYLIHIVLDGEGVFETLGKSYSCGAGDAFVVFPDILVKYEASMTKPWKYMWVGFSGELVESSLSSVGITPDFAVIRDCSLSVMQRMFRSIRKSMEKSNVPSLGNMEASGWLRLLLHELGRLQLLENTEIHRPVARSYRQIDQAIRLLSLQYGQQLSIEGIAQSLGYHRAHLTRLFKEATGMPPMQYLLKVRMKKAEELLESELTVAQIAASVGFNDPLFFTKQFHKWSGQSPTDFRRALRGRVSP, encoded by the coding sequence ATGTCGGTATTGTTCAGCGGCAAGGGGCAGCCGGTGGAGGGTCATTTTATCGGACCGGCGGTTCATGATTACTATTTAATCCATATTGTGCTTGACGGAGAGGGCGTATTTGAAACGCTTGGAAAGTCATACTCCTGTGGGGCTGGCGACGCATTTGTTGTTTTTCCGGATATTCTAGTGAAGTATGAAGCTAGTATGACCAAGCCTTGGAAGTATATGTGGGTAGGATTCTCAGGAGAGCTGGTAGAGTCTTCGCTTAGCTCTGTCGGCATTACGCCGGATTTTGCAGTCATTCGCGATTGCTCGTTGTCTGTCATGCAGAGAATGTTTAGAAGCATCCGCAAAAGCATGGAGAAATCGAATGTCCCCTCGCTCGGAAATATGGAGGCCTCAGGCTGGCTAAGACTTTTGCTGCATGAGCTCGGACGTTTGCAGCTATTGGAGAACACCGAGATACATAGGCCAGTGGCACGCTCCTATCGGCAAATCGATCAGGCCATTCGTCTGCTGTCCTTACAGTACGGGCAGCAGCTGTCGATCGAGGGGATTGCTCAGTCGCTGGGCTATCATCGCGCTCATTTAACGAGGCTGTTCAAGGAGGCGACAGGGATGCCGCCGATGCAGTATTTATTAAAGGTACGGATGAAGAAGGCCGAGGAGCTGCTGGAGAGCGAGCTTACCGTTGCCCAGATTGCAGCCTCTGTAGGCTTCAACGATCCTCTTTTCTTCACAAAGCAATTCCACAAATGGAGCGGCCAATCTCCAACAGATTTCCGCAGAGCGCTAAGAGGAAGGGTGTCTCCATAA
- a CDS encoding alpha-glucosidase/alpha-galactosidase: MPKITFIGAGSTVFAKNILGDVMQTPALQGFEIALFDIDAQRLHDSEQMLLNIKQTSESTCQIKAYTDRKEALRGAKYVINAIQVGGYDPCTITDFEIPKKYGLRQTIADTVGIGGLFRNLRTIPVMLDFARDINEVCPDALFLNYTNPMAVLTNVMNTYGGVQTVGLCHSVQVCVPHLFEHLDLDPTGVKYKIAGINHMAWLLEASKDGVDLYPEIKRRAAEKQKEQHHDMVRYELMLKFGYYITESSEHNAEYHPYFIKRNYPELIERFNIPLDEYPRRCVNQIEGWKSMRDSLVNDTSLEHCRSHEYASYILEAIETNNPFKIGGNVMNTGLITNLPKEACVEVPCLIDGNGVTPTFVGDLPPQLAALNRTNINTQLLTIEAAITGKRDHIYHAAMLDPHTSAELSMDDIVSLCDELIEAHGSWLPAYK; the protein is encoded by the coding sequence ATGCCTAAAATTACTTTTATCGGTGCAGGAAGCACCGTATTTGCCAAAAACATTCTCGGCGACGTCATGCAAACACCAGCTCTGCAAGGCTTTGAAATCGCTTTATTTGATATTGATGCCCAGCGTCTTCATGATTCCGAGCAAATGCTGCTCAATATTAAACAAACTAGCGAAAGCACCTGTCAAATTAAAGCTTATACCGACCGAAAAGAGGCTCTTCGCGGTGCCAAGTATGTGATCAATGCCATCCAAGTAGGCGGATATGATCCGTGCACTATTACTGACTTCGAAATTCCGAAAAAATACGGACTCCGTCAAACGATAGCTGATACGGTCGGCATCGGCGGTCTTTTCCGAAATCTACGTACCATTCCTGTTATGCTTGATTTTGCACGTGATATTAATGAGGTTTGTCCGGATGCGCTGTTCCTCAACTATACGAACCCGATGGCAGTTCTAACCAACGTTATGAACACCTATGGAGGCGTCCAAACCGTCGGCCTATGCCATAGTGTCCAGGTTTGTGTTCCGCATCTATTCGAGCATTTGGATCTGGACCCTACCGGCGTAAAATATAAAATTGCAGGCATCAACCATATGGCTTGGCTGCTTGAAGCTAGCAAGGACGGCGTCGATCTTTATCCTGAAATTAAACGCCGCGCAGCGGAGAAGCAGAAGGAGCAGCATCATGATATGGTGCGTTACGAGCTCATGCTCAAATTTGGCTACTATATTACCGAATCATCTGAGCATAACGCAGAATATCATCCCTACTTCATTAAACGAAACTACCCTGAGCTTATCGAGCGCTTCAATATTCCACTGGATGAATATCCGCGCCGCTGCGTGAACCAAATTGAAGGCTGGAAGTCGATGCGCGATTCACTCGTCAACGATACGAGCCTTGAGCATTGCCGCAGCCATGAATATGCGTCCTATATTCTTGAAGCTATCGAAACGAACAATCCGTTCAAAATCGGCGGAAATGTGATGAATACGGGGCTGATCACAAACCTCCCTAAGGAGGCCTGTGTTGAGGTGCCTTGTCTAATTGATGGAAATGGCGTTACACCTACCTTTGTAGGTGACCTGCCGCCGCAGCTCGCTGCCTTAAACCGTACTAACATCAATACACAGCTGCTTACGATCGAAGCTGCCATTACCGGCAAGCGCGATCATATTTATCACGCAGCAATGCTTGATCCGCATACTTCCGCTGAGCTTTCTATGGATGATATCGTCTCCCTTTGCGATGAGCTGATTGAAGCCCATGGCAGCTGGCTCCCTGCTTACAAATAA